In Paenibacillus ihbetae, the following are encoded in one genomic region:
- a CDS encoding alpha-ketoacid dehydrogenase subunit beta — protein sequence MAQMNMKEAIRDAMRVELSRDPNVVIFGEDVGNVGGVFRVTEGLQKEFGEERVFDTPLAESAIGGLAVGLGIQGFRPIAEIQFVGFIFEALDQIAVQAARMRYRSGGRYNSPIVFRTPFGGGVKAAELHTDALEGLLAQTPGIKVVVPSNPYDAKGLMIASIRDNDPVFFMEHLNLYHAFRAEVPEGEYTVELGKANVVREGSDVTIIAYGLMVHTATKAAEELEKNGIKAEIIDLRTIAPIDIDTVVASVKKTNRAIVVQEAQKSAGVAAEVIAQINEKAILHLEAPVLRVAPPDTVYPFAQIEDAWLPTPARIVDAVNKVMNF from the coding sequence ATGGCACAAATGAACATGAAAGAAGCGATTCGCGACGCCATGCGCGTTGAATTGAGCCGTGATCCGAACGTTGTCATCTTCGGTGAAGACGTGGGTAATGTCGGCGGTGTGTTCCGGGTAACAGAAGGCCTTCAGAAGGAGTTTGGCGAGGAACGCGTATTTGATACGCCGCTTGCCGAATCCGCGATCGGCGGTCTTGCGGTAGGTCTGGGTATTCAAGGCTTCCGTCCGATTGCTGAGATTCAATTCGTAGGTTTTATTTTCGAAGCGTTGGACCAAATCGCCGTACAGGCTGCTCGTATGCGTTACCGCTCCGGCGGACGCTACAATTCGCCAATCGTATTCCGCACACCATTTGGCGGCGGAGTTAAAGCTGCAGAGCTGCACACCGACGCATTGGAAGGTTTGCTTGCGCAAACCCCGGGTATTAAAGTTGTAGTTCCTTCCAATCCTTATGATGCAAAAGGACTTATGATCGCATCGATCCGCGACAACGATCCTGTATTCTTCATGGAGCACTTGAACCTGTACCATGCGTTCCGCGCCGAAGTGCCGGAAGGCGAGTATACGGTTGAGCTCGGTAAAGCTAATGTGGTTCGCGAAGGCTCCGACGTAACGATTATTGCGTACGGTCTGATGGTTCATACCGCAACCAAGGCTGCTGAAGAGCTCGAGAAGAACGGTATTAAAGCGGAAATCATCGACCTGCGCACCATCGCGCCGATCGACATCGACACGGTGGTTGCTTCGGTGAAGAAGACCAACCGCGCGATCGTCGTGCAGGAAGCTCAAAAATCCGCCGGCGTGGCAGCAGAAGTCATTGCACAGATCAACGAAAAGGCAATTTTGCACCTGGAAGCTCCAGTTCTGCGTGTAGCACCTCCGGACACCGTGTATCCATTCGCTCAAATCGAGGATGCTTGGCTCCCTACGCCTGCGCGGATCGTAGATGCCGTTAATAAAGTCATGAATTTCTAA
- the pdhA gene encoding pyruvate dehydrogenase (acetyl-transferring) E1 component subunit alpha has product MTKVPYEVYTEEVDTLSVLSPDGEIVNQDLLPELSDDQLKEIMYRMVFTRTWDDRAVNLGRQGRLGFYAPVSGQEATMVGSEFAIEKDDFICPGYRDMPQIVWHGLPLYQAFLYSRGHQHGGQIPEGVNVLMPQIIIGAQILHAMGIAMGYKLKKQKQVVITYTGDGGSSEGDFYEGLNFAGVYKLPVIFFVQNNGYAITTPFSKQTAALSIAHKAVAAGIKGVRVDGMDVFAVIKAVRDAAERARNGEGATLIEAVTYRFRPHSLSDDATKYRTKEEEGEWSEKDPIARLAKYLEKKGLWTEEDTARVKEEAKAKVNEQIKKAEQTEKMTVPGLIDSMFEQTPKHLEEQKADFQ; this is encoded by the coding sequence ATGACCAAGGTTCCTTATGAAGTATATACCGAGGAAGTGGATACTCTATCTGTACTTTCCCCGGATGGCGAAATCGTAAACCAGGATCTTCTGCCAGAACTGTCGGACGATCAATTGAAAGAAATTATGTACCGCATGGTGTTTACCCGTACTTGGGATGATCGTGCCGTTAACCTCGGCCGTCAAGGTCGCCTCGGCTTCTACGCGCCGGTATCCGGTCAAGAAGCAACGATGGTCGGCAGTGAATTCGCGATCGAGAAGGACGACTTTATCTGCCCGGGCTACCGCGATATGCCGCAGATCGTATGGCATGGTCTTCCGCTTTACCAAGCGTTCTTGTACTCCCGTGGCCATCAGCATGGCGGACAAATTCCCGAAGGCGTTAACGTTTTGATGCCGCAAATCATCATCGGTGCACAGATTTTGCACGCGATGGGTATTGCTATGGGCTATAAATTGAAGAAACAGAAGCAAGTGGTTATTACTTACACCGGTGACGGCGGTTCGTCCGAAGGTGATTTCTACGAAGGCTTGAACTTTGCCGGCGTTTACAAGCTGCCTGTCATCTTCTTCGTACAGAACAACGGCTACGCGATTACTACTCCGTTCTCCAAGCAGACGGCGGCGCTGTCCATCGCGCACAAAGCGGTAGCAGCCGGCATCAAGGGCGTTAGAGTTGACGGCATGGACGTGTTCGCGGTTATCAAGGCGGTTCGTGACGCTGCCGAGCGCGCTCGCAACGGCGAAGGCGCAACGCTGATCGAAGCTGTGACTTACCGTTTCCGTCCGCATTCCCTTTCCGACGATGCAACCAAATACCGCACGAAGGAAGAAGAAGGCGAATGGAGCGAGAAGGATCCGATCGCGCGTCTTGCGAAATATCTGGAGAAGAAGGGTCTTTGGACAGAAGAAGATACGGCTCGCGTGAAAGAGGAAGCGAAGGCGAAAGTCAACGAGCAGATCAAGAAAGCAGAACAAACGGAGAAAATGACGGTCCCAGGATTGATCGACAGCATGTTCGAGCAAACTCCGAAGCATCTTGAAGAGCAAAAAGCCGATTTCCAATAA
- a CDS encoding alpha/beta hydrolase — protein sequence MTNERLLKRTIVKETIESRFLQEPRTLRIYLPPGYNEILSYPVVYCQDGEEFFNFGRIATWANQLILDEGVEPFIIVGVEVNTKVRTEEYAPFGNRFDAYVSCFAEEIIPFVEQNYPVRREPGERLLAGDSLGGSVSVHLALRYPQLFTRVISLSGAFYEMSQSIIKQEQDLSWLDIYMIVGLQEDNYATDTGVYNFVELNRQTKALLEERGAKVAYHEKDGRHLWGFWQKELPAALMYFLG from the coding sequence ATGACGAATGAACGACTATTGAAGCGAACCATTGTGAAGGAAACGATTGAAAGCCGGTTTCTTCAAGAACCGCGGACGCTGCGCATCTACCTTCCACCCGGCTATAACGAAATTCTCAGCTATCCTGTCGTCTACTGTCAGGACGGCGAGGAATTTTTCAACTTCGGCCGGATTGCAACCTGGGCCAACCAGCTGATCCTTGACGAAGGGGTCGAACCTTTTATTATCGTTGGCGTTGAAGTGAATACCAAAGTCCGTACCGAAGAATACGCACCATTCGGCAACCGGTTCGATGCCTACGTATCCTGCTTCGCCGAAGAGATTATTCCCTTCGTTGAACAAAATTATCCTGTTCGAAGAGAACCCGGCGAGCGGCTGCTTGCGGGCGACTCCCTTGGCGGCAGCGTCTCCGTGCATCTGGCGCTCCGCTACCCGCAGCTGTTCACGCGCGTGATCAGCTTGTCCGGCGCCTTCTACGAGATGTCCCAGAGCATCATCAAGCAAGAGCAGGATTTGTCCTGGCTGGACATCTATATGATCGTAGGCCTGCAAGAGGACAATTACGCAACCGATACGGGCGTCTACAATTTCGTCGAATTGAACCGCCAGACCAAGGCGTTGCTCGAAGAACGCGGAGCTAAAGTAGCTTATCATGAGAAAGACGGGCGTCACCTTTGGGGCTTCTGGCAAAAAGAGCTGCCTGCTGCCCTTATGTACTTTCTGGGTTAA
- a CDS encoding low molecular weight protein-tyrosine-phosphatase: MVSVLFVCLGNICRSPMAEAVLRHKIAAKGLQDKVKVDSAGTGDWHVGKIPHEGTRKLLDSWNISYEGMTARQVLSKDLEAFDYVIGMDDSNVANMRKLPGGGDANIMKFMDLLPDEKLREVPDPYFTGNFEEVYRLIDAGCDILLDKIIQEKL; encoded by the coding sequence ATGGTATCCGTCTTGTTTGTATGTTTGGGCAATATTTGCCGCTCTCCGATGGCGGAAGCGGTGCTTCGACACAAGATCGCCGCAAAAGGCTTGCAGGATAAGGTAAAGGTGGATTCGGCAGGCACCGGCGACTGGCATGTCGGCAAAATCCCCCACGAAGGAACGCGCAAGCTGCTGGACAGCTGGAACATCAGCTACGAAGGGATGACGGCACGGCAGGTGTTGAGCAAGGACCTGGAGGCGTTCGATTACGTGATCGGGATGGACGACTCCAATGTAGCTAATATGCGCAAGCTGCCAGGAGGCGGTGATGCGAACATCATGAAATTCATGGATTTGCTGCCTGACGAAAAGCTGCGAGAGGTACCGGATCCTTATTTCACCGGAAATTTCGAAGAGGTGTACCGCCTCATCGACGCCGGATGCGACATCCTGCTGGACAAGATCATCCAAGAAAAGCTATAA
- a CDS encoding trimeric intracellular cation channel family protein, producing the protein MHVFDVFSIIGTIAFAMSGAIVAMEEDYDILGVVVLGLVTAFGGGIIRNVLIGVPVTTLWSQSDLIILALISVFCAFVLPLGWLHHWKRTEALFDAIGLSAFAIQGALYATQMNHPLSAVLVAAVLTGSGGGMVRDLLAGRKPLVLRDEIYAVWAMVAGAAVGLGAATATWQLLTLFVVVIVFRMLSVHYKWRLPRRSLSHGGASGGGMSAGS; encoded by the coding sequence ATGCATGTGTTTGATGTATTCAGTATCATTGGAACAATAGCGTTCGCCATGTCGGGAGCCATTGTGGCAATGGAAGAGGATTATGATATTCTGGGAGTTGTGGTCCTTGGCCTCGTAACCGCCTTCGGCGGGGGCATCATAAGAAACGTGCTGATCGGCGTTCCCGTAACGACGCTGTGGAGCCAAAGCGATCTGATTATACTGGCCTTGATATCGGTATTTTGCGCGTTTGTGCTGCCTCTCGGATGGCTCCATCATTGGAAGAGGACCGAAGCCTTATTCGATGCGATCGGGTTGTCCGCTTTTGCGATTCAAGGGGCGCTCTATGCGACGCAAATGAATCATCCGCTCAGCGCAGTGCTTGTCGCAGCCGTGCTGACAGGAAGCGGGGGCGGTATGGTCCGGGATCTGCTTGCCGGGCGCAAGCCGCTTGTCCTGCGGGACGAGATCTATGCAGTTTGGGCGATGGTGGCCGGCGCGGCCGTCGGTCTCGGAGCTGCGACAGCGACGTGGCAGCTGTTGACGTTATTCGTGGTCGTGATTGTATTCCGAATGCTGTCCGTTCATTATAAATGGAGACTGCCGAGACGATCGCTATCGCATGGAGGCGCATCGGGCGGCGGCATGAGTGCCGGCAGCTGA
- a CDS encoding thiamine diphosphokinase, with product MLPARALIFTGGELSAQFLEEIRSGDFIIGADRGALFLIEHGIRPDLSVGDFDSITPEELAKVQAMSGKIIECDPVDKNLTDTELAFDLALEQSPESILIMGASGTRLDHTLANIHMLIRGLQHHIPCSILDKNNYITLTGSSCVVEDRGFKYVSLLPLTTEVTGIELEGFEYPLHNASLRMGQSLGVSNRLSGDKGIVHIEGGLLLIIQSKDQ from the coding sequence ATGCTGCCTGCACGAGCTCTGATCTTTACCGGAGGGGAGTTGTCTGCGCAATTTTTGGAGGAAATCCGAAGCGGGGATTTCATTATCGGCGCGGATCGCGGCGCTTTGTTTTTAATCGAGCACGGGATCAGGCCGGACCTGTCGGTCGGGGATTTCGATTCCATCACTCCCGAAGAATTGGCGAAGGTTCAAGCGATGAGCGGAAAAATCATCGAATGCGATCCGGTTGACAAAAACCTAACCGATACCGAGCTGGCCTTTGACCTGGCGCTCGAACAGTCGCCTGAGTCCATCTTGATTATGGGAGCAAGCGGCACCCGGCTGGATCATACGCTGGCCAACATCCATATGCTGATCCGCGGGCTGCAGCACCACATTCCATGCTCCATATTAGATAAGAACAATTACATCACCTTGACCGGCTCCAGCTGTGTCGTAGAGGATCGCGGATTTAAATACGTCTCTCTGCTGCCCCTCACCACCGAGGTCACCGGCATCGAACTGGAAGGCTTTGAATATCCGCTTCACAATGCTTCGCTTCGCATGGGGCAGTCCCTCGGGGTCAGCAACCGGCTGTCCGGGGACAAAGGCATCGTGCATATCGAAGGCGGACTGCTTCTTATCATCCAGAGCAAAGATCAGTAA
- a CDS encoding C40 family peptidase, which yields MNRQNWIKKAVVVSLSATLGAGAVLTVAPPAPVEAASVSKGTQVVNYGKQYMGTPYKFGASTSTTRVFDCSSFMKHIFKKYGVNLPRTSAAQSKVGKAVSKSNLKAGDLVFFSSGSRANGRNVTHVAVYMGNGKILHTYGKPGVTISNLNSGNWKKTYLKARRVL from the coding sequence ATGAATCGACAGAACTGGATTAAGAAAGCTGTAGTCGTTAGCTTGAGCGCAACTTTGGGTGCAGGCGCGGTGCTTACCGTTGCTCCTCCGGCTCCTGTAGAAGCCGCATCCGTCAGCAAGGGAACTCAAGTCGTCAACTACGGCAAACAATATATGGGAACACCTTACAAATTCGGCGCATCCACATCCACAACAAGAGTGTTTGACTGCTCTTCTTTCATGAAGCATATCTTTAAGAAGTATGGCGTTAATCTGCCGCGGACATCTGCTGCACAGTCCAAAGTAGGTAAAGCTGTCTCCAAGTCGAACCTGAAAGCCGGCGATTTGGTATTCTTCTCCAGCGGAAGCCGCGCTAACGGACGAAACGTAACGCATGTGGCCGTTTACATGGGCAATGGTAAAATCCTGCACACTTATGGCAAGCCGGGCGTAACGATTTCTAACCTGAACTCCGGCAACTGGAAGAAGACTTACCTGAAAGCACGCCGCGTACTTTAA
- a CDS encoding response regulator transcription factor: MEILILIAADPSDRSRAVSVMLEEAGYQIAFAHHYSEVVSSIERTAPDILLIDSKLPGMSRFNLVERLTGNGKAVPVMVLGNDGAEEAVQALEAGAHDYIPQEWDPREMLARIANLLRIFQPVQREINEAIQIGDLVIDPLKRSVVRGEESVELTHREFDLLLFLAKRAGQVCTREDILRYVWDYDFHTGTNVVDVYILHLREKVDKGRKLKLLRTIRGAGYKLMAPDEIDVSAKNRLP, from the coding sequence GTGGAAATATTGATCCTTATTGCGGCAGATCCATCGGATCGCTCCCGTGCAGTGTCCGTGATGCTGGAAGAGGCGGGGTACCAGATCGCATTTGCTCATCATTATTCCGAAGTGGTCTCTTCCATCGAGCGTACAGCTCCGGACATTTTGCTAATCGACAGCAAGCTGCCGGGGATGAGCCGGTTTAATCTGGTTGAACGGTTGACGGGGAATGGAAAAGCCGTTCCCGTTATGGTGTTAGGGAATGACGGGGCGGAAGAGGCGGTGCAAGCGCTGGAGGCCGGCGCTCATGATTACATTCCCCAAGAATGGGATCCAAGAGAGATGCTTGCGCGCATTGCGAATCTGCTTCGCATCTTCCAGCCGGTTCAACGCGAGATTAACGAGGCCATCCAGATCGGCGATCTTGTAATCGATCCGTTAAAACGGAGCGTGGTCCGGGGGGAGGAGTCCGTCGAGCTGACGCACCGCGAATTCGACTTGCTGCTTTTCTTGGCCAAACGGGCGGGGCAGGTCTGTACGCGCGAAGATATTTTACGATATGTATGGGACTATGATTTCCACACCGGAACGAATGTGGTAGATGTGTATATCCTCCATTTAAGAGAGAAGGTCGACAAAGGAAGGAAGCTAAAGCTGCTGCGAACGATCCGGGGTGCCGGTTATAAGCTGATGGCTCCGGATGAGATTGATGTGAGCGCAAAAAACCGCCTTCCTTGA
- a CDS encoding ThiF family adenylyltransferase, with the protein MGSDKERETPGSEHSQRYSRQERFAPFGSEGQQRLLDSHVLVVGAGALGSAVSETLVRAGVGRLTIADRDYVEWSNLQRQQLFTEQDADERLPKAIAAQRRLSQINSGVEVIGRVTDVRAQELAELSQGVHLIMDATDNFETRLIMNDVAYQRGIPWIYGGCVGSSGMSFTFLPGETPCLNCLLGTIPMGGDTCDVHGILPQAVQMVAAHQTMEAMKLLAGQRHVLRKKMLSFDIWRNERVEFGVERARRMDCPTCGEHPVYPYLSAANVEKSEVLCGRDTVQIRPARPKRIALQQLAEQLNSLREGKATATPYMVMYRVNGHRLVIFEDGRTLVHGTSDLAAARSLYNKYVGG; encoded by the coding sequence ATGGGGAGCGATAAGGAAAGGGAGACTCCGGGTTCGGAGCACAGCCAGCGATATTCAAGGCAAGAACGGTTTGCTCCTTTCGGCAGCGAGGGGCAGCAACGGCTGCTGGACAGCCATGTTCTGGTTGTAGGAGCAGGCGCCCTTGGCAGCGCCGTGTCGGAAACGCTCGTTCGCGCGGGTGTGGGACGCCTAACGATTGCGGATCGCGATTACGTGGAATGGAGCAATCTGCAGCGTCAGCAGCTGTTTACGGAGCAGGATGCCGATGAACGTCTGCCTAAAGCTATCGCGGCACAAAGGCGCCTATCGCAGATCAACTCGGGTGTCGAGGTGATCGGGAGGGTAACCGATGTTCGGGCCCAGGAATTAGCGGAGCTATCTCAAGGTGTTCATCTCATTATGGATGCTACCGATAACTTTGAAACGCGGCTGATCATGAATGACGTCGCTTATCAACGCGGAATCCCATGGATTTATGGCGGATGTGTTGGAAGCTCCGGTATGAGCTTTACGTTTTTGCCGGGGGAGACCCCTTGCTTGAACTGCCTGCTCGGAACGATTCCGATGGGCGGCGATACGTGCGATGTTCATGGCATTCTTCCACAAGCGGTCCAGATGGTAGCTGCACATCAGACGATGGAGGCGATGAAGCTGCTGGCCGGGCAGCGTCACGTCCTCCGAAAGAAGATGCTCTCGTTTGACATTTGGCGCAACGAGCGCGTGGAATTCGGTGTGGAACGGGCAAGGAGAATGGACTGTCCCACATGCGGCGAGCATCCGGTGTATCCGTATTTGTCGGCAGCCAATGTCGAAAAAAGCGAAGTGTTGTGCGGGAGAGATACCGTTCAAATCCGTCCGGCCAGGCCGAAGCGGATTGCCCTGCAACAGCTGGCGGAGCAGCTGAACAGCCTTCGGGAAGGCAAAGCAACAGCGACTCCTTATATGGTCATGTATCGGGTTAACGGGCATCGCTTGGTCATCTTCGAAGACGGACGAACATTAGTTCACGGTACATCCGATCTGGCCGCAGCGCGATCGCTTTACAATAAATACGTCGGAGGCTAA
- a CDS encoding aminoglycoside phosphotransferase family protein, whose translation MTLESNKNGNDGENIILSEEKSVVLRSGVVYRPAGPWTPGIHALLRHLQARGFESLPTVIGAGTNEEGQETVSYIEGDFIHPGPWSDDAIVEVGRMVRRLHDASASFSPDPHAVWKPWFLRRLGGPNLVYSHGDIAPWNMVTKDGLPAALIDWEYAGPVDPLAELARVCWLFPQLHDDDVAMMNGLPSPEARARQVRLLVDAYGLGPGGRAALFEMIVAVVVTETAEEAIEMKVTPDSHGPLWGLAWRARSAAWILRHRRMLEHALE comes from the coding sequence ATGACCTTGGAGTCGAACAAGAATGGAAATGATGGCGAGAACATCATCCTATCCGAAGAGAAGTCGGTTGTCCTCCGCAGCGGCGTCGTCTACCGGCCGGCAGGTCCGTGGACGCCCGGCATACATGCCTTGCTAAGGCATTTGCAGGCTAGGGGCTTTGAATCGCTGCCGACCGTCATAGGTGCCGGCACCAATGAGGAAGGACAGGAAACGGTAAGCTATATTGAAGGAGATTTCATCCATCCTGGACCCTGGAGCGATGATGCCATCGTCGAAGTGGGCCGAATGGTTCGAAGGCTCCATGATGCTTCCGCTTCGTTCAGCCCGGATCCGCATGCTGTGTGGAAGCCATGGTTCCTACGGAGACTCGGGGGACCCAACCTGGTCTACAGCCATGGAGATATAGCACCGTGGAACATGGTGACGAAGGACGGCCTGCCTGCCGCCTTGATCGATTGGGAATACGCTGGGCCGGTCGATCCGCTGGCGGAGCTTGCCCGCGTGTGCTGGCTGTTTCCGCAGCTGCATGACGATGACGTCGCCATGATGAACGGCCTGCCTTCACCGGAAGCGCGTGCAAGGCAGGTTCGGCTGCTCGTGGACGCTTACGGTCTGGGGCCGGGCGGCAGAGCCGCCTTGTTCGAAATGATTGTTGCCGTCGTCGTCACGGAAACGGCAGAGGAAGCGATTGAAATGAAGGTTACACCTGATAGCCACGGGCCGCTTTGGGGTCTGGCTTGGAGAGCGAGAAGCGCAGCCTGGATATTGCGTCATCGCCGTATGCTCGAGCATGCGCTCGAGTAA
- a CDS encoding ABC-F family ATP-binding cassette domain-containing protein, whose amino-acid sequence MSLLTVENVSHNFGDRTLFKNVSFRLLAGEHVGLVGANGVGKSTLMNILTGQLLKDSGKVEWTPKVRYGYLDQHTKLTPGKTVRDVLKDAFLPLLELEKEMMEVTNKMAEASPEELEVLLEQMGEIQEQLEIGDFYLLDVKVEEMANGLGLSAIGLDRDVATLSGGQRTKVLLAKLLLEKPNVLLLDEPTNYLDVEHIEWLTQYLKQYPYAFILISHDTEFMNQVVDVIYHLEFAKLTRYTANYEKFLEMADINKNQHIDAYEKQQEFIKKQEDFIQRNKARYSTSGRAKSREKQLERLERIDRPEEAAKPVFNFKEARASGKTVFEGIEFEIGYDRPLLPKMSITIERGEKIAIVGCNGVGKSTLLKTILGKIEPFSGKTYQGDFLYPAYFEQEVRPGNLTPIDDVWNEFPHLNQHEVRAHLARCGLKNEHITRPLKALSGGEQAKVRLCKLLMRESNWILFDEPTNHLDVAAKDELKRALKEYKGTILLVSHEPDFYEDWVTKIWNVEDWSTQQA is encoded by the coding sequence ATGAGTTTATTGACTGTAGAGAACGTATCGCATAACTTCGGAGACCGGACGCTGTTCAAAAATGTGTCTTTCCGATTGCTGGCCGGAGAGCATGTCGGCCTGGTCGGAGCGAACGGGGTGGGCAAATCGACCTTGATGAATATTTTAACCGGACAGCTGTTAAAGGACAGCGGTAAGGTAGAGTGGACGCCAAAGGTACGATACGGCTATCTGGATCAGCATACCAAGCTTACGCCGGGCAAGACCGTGCGCGACGTTCTTAAGGATGCGTTTCTTCCTCTGCTGGAGCTGGAGAAGGAAATGATGGAAGTTACGAACAAGATGGCCGAAGCCTCTCCCGAGGAGCTGGAAGTGCTGCTTGAGCAAATGGGCGAGATTCAGGAGCAGCTGGAGATCGGAGATTTCTATCTGCTGGATGTGAAAGTAGAAGAGATGGCCAATGGATTGGGGTTGTCCGCCATCGGGCTCGACCGTGACGTTGCAACGCTAAGCGGCGGACAGCGGACTAAGGTGCTGCTCGCGAAGCTATTGCTGGAGAAGCCGAATGTGCTTCTGCTGGACGAGCCGACGAACTATTTGGATGTGGAGCATATTGAGTGGCTGACGCAATATTTAAAGCAATATCCTTATGCTTTCATTCTGATCTCACACGATACGGAATTCATGAATCAAGTGGTGGATGTCATCTATCATTTGGAATTTGCCAAGCTGACCCGGTATACCGCCAATTATGAGAAGTTTCTCGAGATGGCGGATATTAACAAGAACCAGCATATCGATGCGTACGAGAAGCAGCAGGAGTTCATCAAGAAGCAGGAGGATTTCATTCAGCGGAACAAAGCCCGGTATTCCACTTCAGGACGGGCCAAGAGCCGGGAGAAGCAGCTTGAGCGTCTCGAGCGGATTGACCGGCCGGAAGAGGCGGCAAAGCCGGTCTTCAACTTCAAAGAAGCTCGGGCCAGCGGCAAAACCGTATTTGAAGGGATCGAGTTTGAGATTGGATATGACCGACCGCTGTTGCCTAAAATGAGCATCACCATTGAGCGTGGTGAAAAAATAGCGATCGTGGGCTGCAACGGCGTCGGTAAATCGACCTTGCTGAAAACGATTTTGGGCAAGATCGAGCCTTTCAGCGGCAAAACGTATCAAGGGGATTTCCTGTATCCGGCTTATTTTGAGCAAGAGGTGCGCCCAGGCAACTTGACGCCGATCGATGACGTTTGGAACGAGTTTCCGCATTTGAACCAGCACGAGGTAAGAGCCCATCTTGCCCGCTGCGGCCTTAAGAATGAGCATATTACCCGTCCGTTAAAGGCGCTCAGCGGCGGCGAGCAGGCAAAGGTGCGTTTGTGCAAGCTGCTGATGCGCGAGAGCAACTGGATTCTGTTTGACGAACCGACAAACCACCTGGACGTTGCCGCAAAGGATGAGCTGAAGCGTGCCTTGAAGGAGTATAAAGGAACAATCCTGCTCGTTTCCCACGAGCCGGACTTTTACGAGGATTGGGTAACGAAAATCTGGAACGTGGAAGACTGGTCCACCCAGCAGGCGTAA
- a CDS encoding ABC transporter permease has protein sequence MNNASSALKVAAGIFLTIALITIVVILFISAQEATKTAQNNFSDIQTELSQAAFTVYDGTTISGSQVTNALRKYKDKDQFGIFIATGKNRAGQWYGNVLDNSGLILNPDSRQGNISLTMNEKSAEYVNPSGKFHASIVKDDSNVIRGIKFIQ, from the coding sequence ATGAATAATGCTTCATCTGCTTTAAAAGTGGCTGCCGGAATTTTTCTGACGATTGCCTTGATCACGATTGTAGTCATCCTGTTTATTTCTGCACAAGAAGCGACCAAAACGGCGCAAAACAACTTCTCGGACATTCAGACCGAGCTGTCGCAAGCCGCATTCACCGTATATGACGGCACGACGATTAGCGGCTCGCAAGTGACAAACGCGCTTCGCAAGTATAAGGATAAGGATCAATTCGGCATATTTATCGCTACGGGCAAGAATAGAGCGGGACAATGGTACGGGAATGTGCTGGATAACAGCGGGCTGATACTGAATCCGGATTCGAGGCAGGGCAATATCAGCTTGACCATGAACGAGAAGAGCGCGGAGTATGTAAATCCAAGCGGGAAGTTTCATGCGAGTATCGTGAAGGATGATTCCAACGTGATCCGGGGGATCAAATTTATTCAGTAG